From one Vanessa tameamea isolate UH-Manoa-2023 chromosome 9, ilVanTame1 primary haplotype, whole genome shotgun sequence genomic stretch:
- the LOC113402845 gene encoding phospholipase A1-like, producing the protein MTLLLYLISVFLFVNVEANWAADYGPFKTLLYSDWITCDHNKSLNLSVNETLVYFYDFQNNFNLSYNIDGAIEAFTQVYNLDVSRRIILFVPGYKSHVYKSASEIIRNAFKDVPNIYLMIIDHSAYTSANGGKLKSYERSVHYSYYLGEAIGDLLVKLRIHGFSSNNIHGVGHSLGSQILGYAGSSYLNRTAEKVWRITGIDPAGPCFSNTLIQEQLRSGNAEYVEVYHCNAGGLGTTSVLADIDFFMNDGKIQPKCDAGFLSSLGDSDAKCSHKSCMRYWAETVNHPGWYLAWKCDSYKDFSHGKCSSNEVTIAGYSNPGNATGVFYLSTEAYRID; encoded by the exons ATGACGCTcctcttatatttaattagtgtatttttatttgttaatgtcGAAGCTAATTGGGCTGCTGATTATGGACCGTTTAAAACTCTTCTGTATTCCGATTGGATCACGT gCGACCACAATAAGAGTTTGAATTTAAGTGTAAACGAAACTCTGGTATACTTCTATGATTTCCAAAATAACTTCAATCTTAGTTACAACATCGACGGAGCTATAGAAGCATTTACTCAAGTATACAATCTAGACGTTTCAAGACGCATTATTTTATTCGTACCCGGATACAAATCCCACGTATATAAAAGTGCATCCGAAATCATCAGGAATGCCTTTAAAGATGTTCCGAACATATACCTAATGATAATAGACCATTCAGCGTACACATCTGCTAATGGAGGAAAATTGAAAAGCTATGAACGATCTGTTCACTATTCATATTACCTAGGCGAGGCTATTGGAGATCTTCTCGTAAAGTTGAGAATCCATGGATTTTCATCAAATAATATACACGGCGTCGGGCACAGCTTGGGAAGCCAAATTCTTGGCTATGCAGGTTCGAGTTACTTGAACAGAACGGCGGAAAAAGTTTGGAGAATTACTGGAATAGACCCAGCAGGGCCTTGCTTTTCAAATACCTTAATTCAAGAACAATTAAGGTCAGGTAATGCTGAATATGTGGAAGTGTATCACTGTAACGCTGGTGGCTTGGGTACGACGAGTGTTCTAGCTGACATCGATTTCTTCATGAACGATGGCAAAATTCAGCCCAAATGTGACGCTGGTTTCCTTTCGAGTCTAGGCGATTCTGACGCAAAGTGTAGCCACAAATCATGCATGCGATACTGGGCTGAGACGGTTAATCATCCAGGATGGTATTTAGCGTGGAAATGTGATTCATATAAGGACTTCTCGCATGGGAAATGCTCTAGTAACGAAGTGACGATAGCCGGTTACTCCAATCCAGGAAATGCAACTGGTGTTTTCTATCTATCTACAGAAGCTTATAGAATAGATTAA
- the LOC113402844 gene encoding lipase member H-like has translation MKIKFAVTVILCILGHAWSWGRGDLEKYGPFQLALHSKLIKCEHDRTLNLDVSGIDVYFYDFPRNDVETFTIDNAAKGILSLNELDKTKKFLIFVGGFKSNINKKTEERVRDTFRNYPNSYLVILDHSPYTNDRQGHIKSYERSVKYVHYIGKALAQMLTGLKEGGISSKNIHCIGHSLGAQILGHTGEIFYNSTGTKIARITALDPAGPCFSNSLIQEQVRSGVADYVEVYHCNSGGLGTTSILGDIDFIINKKGSTQPNCKTPLVPGIFDSSKAAKCNHRACIDIYTATVSNPNWFLAWKCETYKSFRKGHCYTNESTIAGFWNPGNATGVYYVSTDGYDI, from the exons atgaaaataaaatttgcgGTCACCGTGATTCTGTGTATTTTGGGTCACGCGTGGTCGTGGGGTCGAGGTGACTTGGAGAAGTATGGTCCGTTCCAATTGGctttacattcaaaattaataaaat GTGAACACGATAGAACACTGAATTTGGATGTCAGCGGCATAGACGTATACTTTTATGACTTTCCAAGGAACGATGTCGAAACATTCACCATTGACAACGCAGCTAAGGGAATACTTTCACTAAACGAACTGGATAAAACGAAAAAGTTCCTGATCTTCGTCGGTGGATTCAAATCTAACATTAACAAGAAAACAGAGGAACGTGTTAGGGATACATTCAGAAATTATCCAAACAGCTACTTAGTTATTCTTGACCATTCCCCGTACACAAACGACAGACAAGGGCACATTAAAAGTTACGAAAGATCCGTCAAGTACGTTCACTACATTGGGAAAGCGTTGGCCCAAATGCTGACGGGTTTGAAGGAAGGTGGGATATCTTCTAAAAATATACACTGTATTGGCCATAGTTTAGGAGCTCAAATTTTGGGCCATACTggtgaaatattttacaatagcaCTGGTACCAAAATTGCAAGAATTACTGCTTTGGATCCAGCTGGACCTTGTTTTTCCAACAGCTTGATACAGGAACAGGTTCGGTCTGGTGTGGCGGATTATGTCGAAGTGTACCATTGTAACTCTGGTGGGTTGGGGACAACTAGTATTTTGGGAGACATAGATTTCATTATCAACAAGAAAGGTTCAACTCAGCCGAATTGTAAAACACCTTTGGTACCAGGTATATTTGACTCTTCGAAAGCTGCAAAATGTAATCATAGAGCATGCATTGATATTTACACGGCAACTGTAAGTAATCCGAATTGGTTTTTGGCGTGGAAGTGTGAGACATACAAATCATTTAGAAAAGGTCATTGTTATACAAACGAAAGCACCATCGCCGGTTTCTGGAATCCCGGTAACGCGACCGGTGTTTATTACGTTTCAACCGATGGCTAcgatatataa